In Paludibaculum fermentans, the genomic stretch ACGGAACTGGCCTTTGACGTCCTGCAGGTGGCGCAGGGGCACTACGCCCCGGACAGCTACCACGGCTTTATCGGATTCCAGGTAGCGCGGCCTGTGCTGGAGCGCGCCTTTTTCGATACTTACGGCCTGAAACTGGGTGACGTCTTCACCAGCACCGGCCTCGCCATCGGCTCCTACCGCCACGCCGTCAGTTCGACGATTCCTGCGATGACACGAGTCGCGTGGCAGATGAAGAAGAAGGAGATCGTCCGGGATGCGCCAGGCACCACGCGCCGGAAGTTTCTCTACAACCTGTCCCGCGCCAGCTACCGCAAGGAATGGGGCAAGGAGTATCAGAAGCCGGGAATCCGGTCGAGAATTCTGGCGTTCTTCTTCAACATCCTGCCGCGCATCGGCAGGGCTCGCGCGCTGCGCTTCGAGACACCCACCCCCGCCGTCGAAAAGCTGTTCATGAAGAGTTTCAACGCAACGCTCGACCGTTACCGCGAGCTACTGGCCGCCACCCGCGCAGGCCGGCTGACGCTGCCGAACGAGAATTTTGATGTCGGCGAACCGACGGAGGCCGGCAAATACACCTTGGCCGACCGGACGTATGCCCAACTGCTGCTAAAACTCGACGGCCACTACGCGGACATGACTCCCGATCTGCGGCAGGACGTCCTTGCGTTCTACGGGGACCTCCACGCGCCCATATCCACCAAAACCGACACCACGGAATGGGCCAGGGTGATCAAAGCCGTCGACGAACTGAAGGCCCTGGAATCGGGTCCGAAGGCCGCGCCCGCCGCGCCCCGCAGCATCCCCAACAGCCCCCGAAGCCCCGAGTGACGGACGGCGGCGCACTCACCACTCTGTTGCGAGCACCCGGTCTTTACCCCCGGCCGCTATTCGCCCTTACCATTCGTACTGCTGCCCCAGGCAGCCGACGAACCCCAGGCGGCCGCACTCCCCCAAGCCGCGGAACTGCCCCAAGCCGCGGTGCTGCCCCACGCGGCGCTGCTACCCCAGGGCGAGGTGGAACCCCAGGCGGCCGAACTACCCCAGGCCGCGGCGGAGCCCCAGGCCGCAGTCGAACCCCAGGCGGCCGCACTCCCCCAAGCCGCGGCGGAGCCCCATGCTGCCGTCAAAGGCTCCAGTGAACGAGTGCCCCACACGTTGGCCAGGCTCCACAGGTTGTTGTCCCACACGGTCTGCGTCGCGGCGGTGAGCAGGGCTTGGCCGGCGGCCAGATTGTACGCAACCGCGGGCGAAGCAGCCGAACGGCTGGTGCTGTCGTAGATGTTCAACGCGCCCAACAGGTTCAAATAGCCGGCGCCCACGGTGTACATGTCGTAAGTTGCCGGGTAAACGGCCTGAGTCGTCGGATCCACGGTCACGCTGGCCACGGGGAAACTCTTCGACGCCGTCTTCATCAGCCGGGCCTTCACCGTATCGGGCGTCAGGCCGGGGGTGCGCTGCAGCATCAGTGCCGCCGCGCCACTCACCATCGGGGCCGCCATGCTCGTGCCGCTGAGACGCGCGTAACTGTCGTCCACTACGCTGGCAGGATAGGCGCGATCCAGCGTTGACCCGGGCGTTCGCAAAGACATGATCAGGTTGCCCGGCGCCACGAGATCCGGCTTCACAATCAGGTCGCCCCAGGTAGGGCCTTTGGAACTGTAACTCGCAATCTGATCATCGGACGTCGACTGCGTGTCGAGCGTCTTCATCGCCCCCACGGTGATAGCCAGCGGCGAATTCCCGGGCGACAGAATCGTGGAATAGCCATTGCGGCCGAAGTTGCCAGCGGCCACCACCACCACGATTCCCTTCTTCCAGGCCGCTTCCACAGCCTGCACCAACGGGTCATTCTTGTAACTCTCGTAGACGGGGCGGCCCACCGAGAGGTTGATGATCCGGATGTTGTACTTGCCGCTGAGCTGGACGGCCCGGTCGATCGCGGCGATGATCACGCTGTCGCTGCTCATCCCGTTGGCGTCCAGCACCCGCAAGTCGATCAGCTTGACACCCGGAGCAATGCCGGTGACGCCGGACTTCGACGAAGCTCCGTTGCCGGCAACGATCCCGGCTACGTGGCTGCCATGCCCGTAGTCATCGGCGTTCTTAGAGGCGACGAAGCTCTCCCGGTACACCACCCGTCCGGCGAGATCAGGGTGATTGGCGATCCCACTGTCCAGAACAGCCACGCCAATCCCGTCACCGGTGAGGCCATAGGAGGCTGCGAAGCTGGCGCCAATCGCGGCATGTGAGTAGTCGGTGGCACTCGCCAGGGTGGCGCCCACAGGGCGATCCAGCGAGATGTACTTCACGCTGGAGAGGTTCGCCAGCGACAGGATCGAGGCGACGGGCAGGGTCTGGGTGACTGCCGGGATAAGGGAGTAGAGCAGCCGGTTCACACCAGGCAACAAACCCACCAACCCCGTGACGGTCTGCAACAGGCCTGGCGGATTGAGCTGAACAATGACATCCACCTGCCTCTGGGAGTTGCCGGGGGTGTTCAGCAACGCGGCCAAGTCAGGCGCCAGCTTGGAATTCTGTCCGAACAGTCCAGTACTCATCGTTAGCAGGAGAGCAAGGGAGAGAATTGAGCTGGTGAATCGCATGGGATGCCTAATCGCACGTCCCGGACCATACTCGCCCAGCGAGGTAATCCGCTCAGAACACAATACTTAATGCGATCTTCCAGATCAGCGGAGCCAGCGGCGGCGTCAGTCGTGGCGCTGCCTGCGCCAATCCTGACGCAAACTCGTACCTAAAGCACAGGAATCCGTACGCCGATGTACGACTTGGGCCACCACGGAACTACTATGCCTACTCCCATCGAGTCGACCGAACCGGCGCCGCCCCAGACGCCCCGACTCGCGCAAGCCTACATCGTACTCGTGACCTTAGGAGGCGCCGCTGTCCTCGGCTACGGTCTATGGAACTGGCAGTCCCACGATTGGGGCCGCTTCCTCTTCTACCTCGGAATCTCGGCCATCGCCTCCGGCATGAAGGTCACGCTTTCGGCGGGCTCGGGCACGATGTCGATGAACTTCCTCTTCATCCTGATCGGGATTGCGTCACTGAGCCTGGGCGAGACCCTGGTGATGGGGTGCGGCGGCATCCTGTTCCAGCGGTTCTTTCTGGCCAAGCGGCCGCCGCGCGCGGTGCAGTCCATCTTTAATGTCGCCAGCATCGCCTGCTCCATTGGTGCGTCTTACTTCGCCTATCACGCGGGCCTGCGGCTGGAGAGCTGGTTTGAAGCTCCGTTGCTGCTCATGTTCGCGGCCGGCGCCTTCTTCCTGACGAACACCTTCTCGGTGGCGCTAGTCATCGCCCTCACTGAAGAAAAGTCGGCCTGGGCAGTGTGGCGCGAATCGTACTTCTGGTCGTTCCCGAACTACCTGGTCGGCGCGGCTGTCGCCTTGGGTTTGAACGCATTCAGCAAGGCCTTCGGCTGGCAGTCGTCCTTATTGGTGCTGCCCGTGCTCTACGTGGTCTATCGCTCCCACCGCCTCTATGTCGAACGCCTGGAGGAAGACAAACTGCACGCGGAGCAGCAGAGACGCCACGCCGAGGAACTCGCCTCGCTGCATCGCCGGACCATTCAGACCCTGGCCGTCGCGGTGGAGGCCAAGGACCAGACCACCCGCGATCACCTGGCGCGGGTCGAAGTCTACGCCATGGAGATCGGACGCGAACTCGGGCTGAGCGAGAACGAACTCAAGGCGTTGGAAGCCGCCTCTCTCTTGCACGACATCGGCAAACTGGCCGTCCCGGAGTACATCATCTCGAAGCCGGGCAAGCTGACACCGGAAGAGTTCGAGAAGATGAAGATCCACCCCATCGTCGGGGCCGAGTTGATTGAACAGGTGGAATTCCCTTACCCCGTAGCCCCCATGGTGCGCGGCCATCACGAGAAATGGGATGGCAGCGGCTACCCCGACGGTCTCGCCGGCGAGGGGATCCCCATCGGCGCCCGCATCCTCGCCGCGGTGGACTGCCTCGACGCCCTGGCGTCCGACCGGCAGTATCGCCGCGCCTTGCCGCTGGACGAGGCGCTGGCCATGGTGCGGCGCGAAGCCGGCCGGAGCTTCGATCCCCGCATCGTGGAGGTCCTTTCCCGCCGCTACAAAGAACTCGAGCGGATGGCCAAGGCCAGCGTCGTCGCGCAGAAGACGAAGCTATCCACGGAACTCAAAGTGGAGCGCGGGGCCGCGCCCGCCGCCGGCTTCGAGGCGTCCGCGGACACCACCGCCAACGACCTGACGAGTATTCACAACTCCATGCAGGCTGCCGAGACCCAGAGAATCCTGCTGGATCGTGTGGACCGCGAACTCAGCAACTGCGTCAGCCAGCCCGAAATCTTCACCCTGGCGAGTGAGATCCTGCGAAGCGAAATCCCCTACGATGTCCTCGCCGTCTACCAGTGCGAGGGCGAGCGCCTGTTACCCGTCTTCCTGGACGGCGAGGCCCAGCGCCAGTTCTCCTCGCTCGAGATCCCCATGGGCATGGGGCTGGCCGGCTGGGTCGCCGAGAACAATAAGGCCATCATGAACGGGAACCCTTCCGTCGAGCCGGGCTACCTGAACGACCCGTCCCGCTTCAGCACCCTGGGTTCCGCCCTGGCCGTGCCGCTGGAGACAGCCTCCGGGGTGACCCACGTGCTCTCCCTCTATCGCCAGGGGCGGGACGCCTTCCGCACCAGGGAGTTGAACACCCTGCTGCCGATCTCCGCCAGGCTGGCCCGCCGGCTGGAGCTAGCTCCTCAGCCGAGATAGGTCGTCCGTCGTCTCCGCAGCAGCCGGGGTCCGGTGCACCGAATCCAGCGCCGCCAGGCCGCCGGTCTGAACGGCCGGTGGAGCCTCGTTCATAACCCTCGGCAGCGAAGGAATAGCCGCCAGCAGTTGCCGAGTGTACGGGTGCTGGGGCGTGCGGAAGATCTCTTCCGTCGGCGCATTCTCCACCAACTCGCCCCTGTGCAGGATCGCCACCCGCTGGCAGATCGCGGCGACTGAGGCGAGGTCGTGGGAGATATAGAGGATACTCACGCCGGTTTCCTGGTTGAGGCGCCGGAACAGCGCCAGGATCTCGGCCTGCGTAATGGTGTCGAGCGCGCTGGTCGGCTCGTCGGCCAGCAACAGGGCCGGCCGGTGCAGCAGGGCCAGCGCGATCAGGAATCGTTGCGCCATGCCGACACTGAGGTTCCGCGGATACAGCCGCAGAAACGCCGGCTCCGTAGGGAGACTCACGCTGGCCAGCAGAGGCTGCCATTCTGGCTTCCCTGATCGATGCGCTCGCCAGCACTCCTCGAGCTGCGCCCCCAACCGGAGATTCGGATTCAGGGCGGAGAGCGGACTTTGCGGCACCAGGGCGATCTGCAGCCCTCGCAGCTTGCGCATCTCCTTCTCTTTCAGGCGCAGCAGATCACGTCCCTGAAACTCGATTCCACCCGTGCAGGTCCCGTTCTTGAGCCCGAGCAGCCCCAGGATGGAAAGAATGAGCGTGCTCTTCCCTTCCCCGCTGCGGCCCACAAGTCCGACGATCTCGCCCGGTGCAATCTCGAGGGCGACGTCCCGCAGGACTCCCGGCTTGCCAGGGTAGCCGGCCGAAATCTTGAGCCTCAACAGTGGGTTCATTTGCCCTGGACCAACGTCAGACGCTCGGCATCCCAGAAAGTACGGGGATAGAACGGGACAGGCTTGGCGCCACGCACCTGGCTCGAGACCGCCGAGAGCGAGTTCGGATGCAGCAGGAACACAGCCGGAGACTGCTCCAGCAGGATCTCCTGCACGCGGTCGAAGCTCTTCTTCCGGGCCGCTATATCACTGCTCGCGGCCTGCGCCAGCATCAGCTTGTCCACCTCCGCTTCCCAGGGAGTCGCGGGTGTCTTCTGCGAGGGATTCCAGGGATGGTTGGCCGCCGAACTCAGCAGGATATTCATGATTCCGTTGGGGTCGATGTCGATGTTCACGAACCCCAACAGGCAGGTCTCGTAATCCAGAGTGCGGGTAATGCGCTGGATCAGCGAGGGGAAGTCCAGCGTCACGATATTCACCTTGATCCCAATCTTGCCCAGGTCCTGCTGGATCATCGCCGCCATCGGCTCTCGCGTCTTGCTGCCCGCGTTCGTGATCAGCGAAAACTCCACCGGATGGCCGCCCGCATCCTGCAGGACAGCTCCCTTGAGAACGAACCCACCCTGCGCCAGCCGTTTCGCGGCAGCCCCGGCATCAAAGCGATGCGGAGCCAGGCGGGCGTTGAACCACTGCTTGTTGGCCGGAGAGACATAGCCCGCCGACAGGCTGGCATGCCCGCGATAAACCACACGGCTCATATCAGCCCGCGAGATCGCCTCCGAGACGGCCCGCCGGAAAGCTTGCGATTGAAACCATGCCTTCTTGTAGGCCGGCAGCGGCGACTGCGGAGCCATGTTGAACCACAGGAACTCGACATCCGTCGTGGGGCCGGCATCGATCGCCTGTCCAGCCGCCTCTTTCGCCAGGCGCTCATAGAGATCCGGCGTCAGTGAGTCAATGAGGTGCAGCTCTCCGCGGCGAAACCGCAGCAATTCCAGATCCCGGTTCTGCTGGAACTCGATCCGGATGCCGTCGAGCACCGGCAGCGGCTTGCCGTCCGCCTGCCGCTTCCAGTACGCCGGGTTCCGCTTCAGCAGCAGATGAGCGCCCGGAGAATTCTCCGCGATGACAAACGGACCCAGGCCCGGAGCCGGCCGCTGTTTCGCCGAGGCGGAAAGGATCGGCACCTGGTCGAACAGCCGTTCAAACGCGCCGGCCGACGCTGGAAAGTCGGCCACCACCGTGTAGTCGTCCTGGGCGCTCACCCGGACCTCGCCCTTGTCCGTCTTGAACGTGTCCGCCAGCGGCGAGTGCAGCGCGGGGTCAAAAAGCTTCTGGAACGTCGCCGCAACATCCTTGGCCGTGAAACTGGACCCATCGGGAAACTTCACTCCTCGCCGCAGCGTGAACACCACGCGCTTGCCGCCATTCGTCACCTGCCACGAAACCGCGAGCTCTCCCTCCGGCTTCTGCGTGAGCCGGTTGACGCGAATCAGCACGCCCTCGGTGAGATAGCGGATCGCCTCCGCGGAGTCATCGGCCACAAGCAGCGGGTCCAACTGCTTGGGCTCGCTGTGGAGCGCAAAGCGCAACTCGGCCGCGGACAGGCTAAGAACTAACAGGAGAGTCAGTGTGAGCAGACGCATCATACGGAGTAATCCTCCCTGGGCATCACAAGTTGAAATCCGCCAATCACCAGGGCCAGCAGCAGCACCGGCGTGGCGATCCAGGGTTGAGACCGCAGGTCTCCGCTTTGGAGCTCACGCAGGATTCCGCCCCAGGACGGCAGCGGCTCGGATACGCCCAGACCAAGCATTCCAAGTGTGGCCTCGGCCAGGATGAACAAGGGCACTGAGGTCCAGAACTGGGCAAGCAGGACCGGCATCACATTCGGCACCAGATGCCGGGAAACCAGCCGCCACGGTGTGCAGCCCGAGGCCCGCGCCTGCAGGATGAAGTCCGCCTCGCGCAGCCGGGTGACGGCGGCCCGCACGACGCGCGCCGACGAGGGCCAGCCCAGCAGCCCCAGGATCAGAAAAGTGATGGCCATGGACGCCAGCGGAGACACGTTCAGCGGCAGGCAAGCGCGCACCATCAGCAGCAGCAACAGCCAGGGCAGCGAAAGGAAGAGGTCCACCGCGCCCAGCACCAGGCGCTCGGTCCATCCGCCGGCCAGTCCGGCAATTCCGCCAATCAACGCGGCCAGGATGCACGACAGCAGCGCGGCGGCCGGAGCCAGTGCCAGCGAGACCCGGGTTCCGTAGAGCAGCCGAGCCAGGCGATCGCGTCCCAGCGAATCGGTGCCCAGAGGAGCCTGGCGCGACGGCGGTGAATCCGGATTCTCGCGCATCTGCGTGGCGTAATCGGCGGTCGTCCACAATCTAGGTAGCAGGGCCGATACGGCCACCAGGCCAAGCAGGAAGAGGGCCAGGATCCGTGCGGCCTTCATTGCGCGGCCTCCATCGGACGGCGCGCAATCAACTCCGCGAAGGTCATGGCGGCCGTGGTCGCCAGCGCGATCAGCATGGTCAGGTTCAGCAGCAGCGGCAGGTCCCGGGCGGTGGCCGCCTGCCAGGC encodes the following:
- a CDS encoding zinc dependent phospholipase C family protein; amino-acid sequence: MRGIRIGHSVLGLALAVLLSAPNASAYSVLAHEAIIDSAWDISLKPLLLQRFPNSTPEQLKEAHAYAYGGSILQDMGYYPFGSKLFTDLLHYVRSGDFVLNLLRDSEDLNEYAFALGALSHYASDNNGHRIATNVAIPMLYPKLRLKFGNRVTYADDALSHVKTELAFDVLQVAQGHYAPDSYHGFIGFQVARPVLERAFFDTYGLKLGDVFTSTGLAIGSYRHAVSSTIPAMTRVAWQMKKKEIVRDAPGTTRRKFLYNLSRASYRKEWGKEYQKPGIRSRILAFFFNILPRIGRARALRFETPTPAVEKLFMKSFNATLDRYRELLAATRAGRLTLPNENFDVGEPTEAGKYTLADRTYAQLLLKLDGHYADMTPDLRQDVLAFYGDLHAPISTKTDTTEWARVIKAVDELKALESGPKAAPAAPRSIPNSPRSPE
- a CDS encoding ABC transporter permease; the protein is MKAARILALFLLGLVAVSALLPRLWTTADYATQMRENPDSPPSRQAPLGTDSLGRDRLARLLYGTRVSLALAPAAALLSCILAALIGGIAGLAGGWTERLVLGAVDLFLSLPWLLLLLMVRACLPLNVSPLASMAITFLILGLLGWPSSARVVRAAVTRLREADFILQARASGCTPWRLVSRHLVPNVMPVLLAQFWTSVPLFILAEATLGMLGLGVSEPLPSWGGILRELQSGDLRSQPWIATPVLLLALVIGGFQLVMPREDYSV
- a CDS encoding S8 family peptidase; this encodes MSTGLFGQNSKLAPDLAALLNTPGNSQRQVDVIVQLNPPGLLQTVTGLVGLLPGVNRLLYSLIPAVTQTLPVASILSLANLSSVKYISLDRPVGATLASATDYSHAAIGASFAASYGLTGDGIGVAVLDSGIANHPDLAGRVVYRESFVASKNADDYGHGSHVAGIVAGNGASSKSGVTGIAPGVKLIDLRVLDANGMSSDSVIIAAIDRAVQLSGKYNIRIINLSVGRPVYESYKNDPLVQAVEAAWKKGIVVVVAAGNFGRNGYSTILSPGNSPLAITVGAMKTLDTQSTSDDQIASYSSKGPTWGDLIVKPDLVAPGNLIMSLRTPGSTLDRAYPASVVDDSYARLSGTSMAAPMVSGAAALMLQRTPGLTPDTVKARLMKTASKSFPVASVTVDPTTQAVYPATYDMYTVGAGYLNLLGALNIYDSTSRSAASPAVAYNLAAGQALLTAATQTVWDNNLWSLANVWGTRSLEPLTAAWGSAAAWGSAAAWGSTAAWGSAAAWGSSAAWGSTSPWGSSAAWGSTAAWGSSAAWGSAAAWGSSAAWGSSTNGKGE
- a CDS encoding HD domain-containing phosphohydrolase; protein product: MPTPIESTEPAPPQTPRLAQAYIVLVTLGGAAVLGYGLWNWQSHDWGRFLFYLGISAIASGMKVTLSAGSGTMSMNFLFILIGIASLSLGETLVMGCGGILFQRFFLAKRPPRAVQSIFNVASIACSIGASYFAYHAGLRLESWFEAPLLLMFAAGAFFLTNTFSVALVIALTEEKSAWAVWRESYFWSFPNYLVGAAVALGLNAFSKAFGWQSSLLVLPVLYVVYRSHRLYVERLEEDKLHAEQQRRHAEELASLHRRTIQTLAVAVEAKDQTTRDHLARVEVYAMEIGRELGLSENELKALEAASLLHDIGKLAVPEYIISKPGKLTPEEFEKMKIHPIVGAELIEQVEFPYPVAPMVRGHHEKWDGSGYPDGLAGEGIPIGARILAAVDCLDALASDRQYRRALPLDEALAMVRREAGRSFDPRIVEVLSRRYKELERMAKASVVAQKTKLSTELKVERGAAPAAGFEASADTTANDLTSIHNSMQAAETQRILLDRVDRELSNCVSQPEIFTLASEILRSEIPYDVLAVYQCEGERLLPVFLDGEAQRQFSSLEIPMGMGLAGWVAENNKAIMNGNPSVEPGYLNDPSRFSTLGSALAVPLETASGVTHVLSLYRQGRDAFRTRELNTLLPISARLARRLELAPQPR
- a CDS encoding ATP-binding cassette domain-containing protein, yielding MRLKISAGYPGKPGVLRDVALEIAPGEIVGLVGRSGEGKSTLILSILGLLGLKNGTCTGGIEFQGRDLLRLKEKEMRKLRGLQIALVPQSPLSALNPNLRLGAQLEECWRAHRSGKPEWQPLLASVSLPTEPAFLRLYPRNLSVGMAQRFLIALALLHRPALLLADEPTSALDTITQAEILALFRRLNQETGVSILYISHDLASVAAICQRVAILHRGELVENAPTEEIFRTPQHPYTRQLLAAIPSLPRVMNEAPPAVQTGGLAALDSVHRTPAAAETTDDLSRLRS
- a CDS encoding ABC transporter substrate-binding protein, which codes for MMRLLTLTLLLVLSLSAAELRFALHSEPKQLDPLLVADDSAEAIRYLTEGVLIRVNRLTQKPEGELAVSWQVTNGGKRVVFTLRRGVKFPDGSSFTAKDVAATFQKLFDPALHSPLADTFKTDKGEVRVSAQDDYTVVADFPASAGAFERLFDQVPILSASAKQRPAPGLGPFVIAENSPGAHLLLKRNPAYWKRQADGKPLPVLDGIRIEFQQNRDLELLRFRRGELHLIDSLTPDLYERLAKEAAGQAIDAGPTTDVEFLWFNMAPQSPLPAYKKAWFQSQAFRRAVSEAISRADMSRVVYRGHASLSAGYVSPANKQWFNARLAPHRFDAGAAAKRLAQGGFVLKGAVLQDAGGHPVEFSLITNAGSKTREPMAAMIQQDLGKIGIKVNIVTLDFPSLIQRITRTLDYETCLLGFVNIDIDPNGIMNILLSSAANHPWNPSQKTPATPWEAEVDKLMLAQAASSDIAARKKSFDRVQEILLEQSPAVFLLHPNSLSAVSSQVRGAKPVPFYPRTFWDAERLTLVQGK